In Besnoitia besnoiti strain Bb-Ger1 chromosome IX, whole genome shotgun sequence, a single genomic region encodes these proteins:
- a CDS encoding NEK kinase (encoded by transcript BESB_015230), whose amino-acid sequence MAKVQQYTCIQEIGEGAYGTAYLAKDASGNQCVIKAIDVTRMTPKERQGCITEVQLLASLEHPFVVRYLDSFMDRNTLKIVMNYCADGDLTSVIEKQSRSGVPFKEAQILKWLAQILMALKHVHSHKIIHRDIKSQNLLVDFDGRIRLADFGISKLLDHTNAQAKTFIGSPFYLSPELCAGKPYATASDIWAVGCVLYEMASFRTPFHMATNIPDLCYKIQNMPIAPLPKVYSSELQALTNLMLQRDPRKRATAGELLERPSLQAAIRGMLKETQSRGKTL is encoded by the exons ATGGCGAAGGTACAGCAGTACACGTGTATCCAGGAGATTGGTGAAGGCGCATACGGCACGGCCTACCTCGCGAAAGACGCCAGCGGGAACCA ATGCGTGATAAAGGCCATCGACGTGACGCGAATGACGCCCAAGGAGAGGCAGGGGTGCATCACCGAAGTCCAG CTTCTGGCGAGTTTGGAGCACCCGTTCGTCGTTCGATATCTCGACAGCTTCATGGACAGAAATACCCTGAAAATTGTCATGAACTACTGCGCCG ATGGCGATCTCACCAGCGTGATTGAAAAGCAGAGCAGATCGGGAGTCCCTTTCAAGGAGGCGCAAATCCTCAAGTGGCTGGCGCAAATCCTCATGGCCCTGAAGCACGTTCACAGCCATAAAATCATTCACAGGG ACATCAAGAGCCAAAATTTGTTGGTGGACTTTGACGGCCGCATTCGCTTGGCGGACTTTGGAATCAGCAAGCTACTTGACCACACcaacgcgcaggcgaagaccTTCATCGGGAGCCCTTTCTACCTGAGTCCAGAACTCTGTGCG GGGAAACCGTACGCGACAGCGAGCGACATCTGGGCTGTAGGCTGTGTCCTCTACGAGATGGCGAGTTTCCGCACGCCTTTTCACATGGCAACAAACATTCCGGATCTGTGCTACAAAATCCAAAACATGCCG ATTGCGCCGTTGCCGAAAGTTTACTCCTCGGAGCTCCAAGCCCTTACGAACCTCATGCTTCAACGCGACCCCCGAAAGCGTGCGACGGCCGGCGAGCTCCTGGAGCGGCCTTCACTTCAG GCCGCGATCCGCGGGATGctgaaggagacgcagagcagAGGAAAAACATTGTGA
- a CDS encoding hypothetical protein (encoded by transcript BESB_015240) encodes MRSSHLRASCATQLRFSTSRVIPRRHPANASLRHNPLRENRVSHSSSLPKRRLSAWTHARAGGLSQPESAGLSSLIPSSSSSPSSSLCLVSAISPRRRVRRAACPVSPSASLPFLSSVLSCRRFSSNAFSAYRGSPVLHLRGVLAARQFLPRDEVDAEQQDALREKDTLEAKGAPSVAGKGDATERPPACPESPAWRRGRGVAEGTRPHQPGLVRPLEECTKATRRAVGNGGRSSQSCASLASRASDAARPAGSFFSGRDDGGLYTEGEIGAGAFVSERPWSLKGILRYRSEDFVVREVGEDGKVCALELGRNDTSGLAAIDARREHLLRALQAHRLKTVSSRLPSSSPLASSSSSAALCRDSDLGQHERGHSRLSGSEALSREAIEKEVAAVSSVRFILTKHNRETPEAIEVLARATGIDAKRFSFAGMKDRRAITSQWIACSNPLPAPSSLPPDASVKASHSPSPPPQSCSAATAAEESPQSFTAAPASASAKEPRGAPGGESASRGAEATVGGLSRRRDCAPGSLVLPAFLARSTETALPSAPAAGDTRPRTLNASLAAGESCPQARSSAQSAGSADVTAWAGTSHSARPGGVPVESSAASPSRPAPASPEAAASQGDSRRGSQAPPSRPEAPALRREGEHASEVVFTAALAKEAMQHPSWDGCVSWSHFEPGEVHLGCLGGNRFSILLRDFSMEPRSDGAPSLPFSRSSSVADASSDDLESYRRQLRAATKEAANAIQETGFINYFGPQRFGTGARPTHHIGRALLHRQFARVCNLIMQIPAALPSSRREKSPQHLETAAHAGGPCPEPLPPSAAPLPPSASSSASASSSFPVPSSSSAAPVAPALSPSSPRSQGGGAFAAAQEAFWAGEFRRALSLLPRQCRQERQIVRVLAASWLPEWRRRCDAAPAESAAEAAAGSATPDTLEEDLECVEAVEMAAASGAVSESLARRTAATALTRARVPAKRAKSLAPPLSVSAGDGAGAGSPFADGAGEREMHGAGLARRDDVLKAVRSVSRLQRLIYVKAYAAYLWNLCASERARLYGVSRPVLGDLVLERPQRPAKNGAAPSAGFSREDGGRIRILQSEEECREFSINDVVLPLIGVGMLFPQNQVGDFLRNLMRDERISERLYRREEELFLDASYRHFVAVPRDFACELVEPQTSSLAATSPSSGAPSYSASPSASADSPRQERFSSPFALRLEFTLPPGVFASSLIREFTSSPFEHPFKQRQREHRALPEAPGASAAS; translated from the exons ATGCGGAGCTCACATCTGCGCGCaagctgcgcgacgcagctgcgcttcTCAACCTCGCGAGTGATACCGCGCAGGCATCCTGCTAATGCTTCTTTGCGTCATAATCCTCTCAGAGAAAATCGAGTTTCTCACTCGAGTTCTCTTCCCAAGCGGCGCCTTTCTGCTtggacgcatgcgcgcgccggcggcctgtcTCAGCCCGAATCTGCCGGTCTTTCATCATTGAttccttcctcgtcctcttccccctcttcttctctctgccttgtctccgctatctctccgcggcgtcgtgtgcggcgcgccgcttgccctgtgtctccttctgcgtctttgCCTTTCTTGTCTTCGGTGCTTTCATGTCGCCGCTTTTCCTCGAACGCCTTCTCAGCCTACCGCGGGTCGCCGGTGCTGCACCTGCGCGGCGTGCTGGCTGCGCGGCAATTTCTCCCCAGAGACGAAGTGGACGCAGAGCAGCAAGACGCCTTGCGCGAGAAAGACACCCTAGAGGCGAAAGGCGCTCCATCCGTCGCAGGCAAAGGAGACGCGACTGAGAGACCGCCGGCGTGTCCGGAGTCTCCTGCGTGGCGCCGGGGGCGCGGAGTCGCAGAGGGAACTCGCCCGCATCAGCCTGGGCTGGTCCGACCTCTCGAGGAGTgtacgaaggcgacgagacgcgcagTAGGAAATGGAGGGCGTTCTTCACAGAGCTGCGCTTCGctggcctctcgcgcgtccgacgccgcgaggcctgcgggctccttcttcagcggacgagacgacggcggatTGTACACAGAGGGGGAgatcggcgcgggcgcgttcgTCTCAGAGAGGCCGTGGAGTCTGAAAGGCATTCTTCGATATCGCAGCGAAGATTTTGTGGTTCGCGAAGTCGGGGAGGACGGCAAAGTCTGCGCGCTGGAGCTTGGCAGAAATGACACTTCGGGGCTGGCGGCTAtcgacgcccgccgcgaacACCTCCTCCGTGCTCTCCAGGCGCATCGCCTGAAGAccgtttcttctcgcctgccttcgtcctcgcctctcgcttcgtcgtcttcctcggcggCTCTCTGTCGCGACTCCGACCTTGGACAACACGAGAGAGGCCACAGCCGCCTCTCTGGATCGGAGGCGCTCAGTCGAGAAGCGATTGAAAAAGAAGTTGCAGCCGTCTCTTCTGTGCGATTCATCCTGACGAAGCACAACCGCGAGACCCCAG AGGCAATAGAAGttctcgcgcgggcgacgggcaTTGATGCGAAGCGTTTTTCTTTCGCTGGGATGAAAGACCGACGTGCAATTACCTCGCAGTGGATCGCCTGCTCCAatccgctgccggcgccgtcctcgctACCTCCCGACGCCTCTGTCAAGGCCTCGCATTCCCCGTCTCCGCCACCGCAGTCCTGCTCAGCGGCAACCGCGGCAGAAGAGTCTCCTCAGTCCTTcacggccgcgcccgcctccgcgtccgctaAAGAGCCTCGAGGCGCCCCGGGAGGCGAATCCGCCTCCCGGGGCGCCGAAGCGACCGTCGGAGGGctctcgcggaggcgcgactgCGCGCCGGGCTCCCTAGTGCTGCCTGCGTTCCTCGCGCGGTCGACGGAAACGGCTcttccctccgcgcctgccgctggcgacACACGCCCCAGAACCCTAAACGCGTCCTTGGCTGCGGGGGAGAGCTGCCCGCAGGCCCGCAGTTCGGCTCAGTCCGCCGGGTCGGCGGACGTCACCGCCTGGGCTGGGACTTCGCATTCCGCTCGCCCTGGTGGCGTGCCTGTTGAGTCTtcggccgcttcgccctcgcgtccagcgcccgcgtcgccggaggccgctgcgtcgcaggGAGACTCCCGGCGggggtcgcaggcgccgccgagtcgCCCAGAGgctccggcgctgcggcgcgagggcgaacaCGCGAGCGAGGTGGTTTTcactgcggcgctcgccaaAGAAGCGATGCAACACCCCTCGTGGGACGGATGT GTGTCGTGGAGTCACTTCGAGCCCGGCGAGGTTCATCTTGGATGCCTGGGCGGCAATCGCTTCTCGATTCTTCTGCGAGATTTCTCGATGGAGCCGCGGAGCGATGGCGCTCCGTCTCTCCCTTTTTCGCGATCTTCCAGcgtcgcagacgcctcgaGCGACGACTTGGAGAGTTACAGACGCCAGCTTCGCGCTGCGACAAAGGAGGCTGCAAACGCGATTCAGGAGACAGGCTTCATCAACTATTTCGG CCCGCAACGCTTCGGCACTGGCGCGCGGCCTACGCACCACAtcggccgcgcgctcctccATCGCCagttcgcgcgcgtctgcaaTTTGATCATGCAAATTCCCGCAGCCCTGCCAAGCTcgagacgcgaaaaaagTCCCCAACACCTCGAGActgccgcgcacgccggcgGCCCGTGCCctgagccgctgccgccgtcagctgcgccgctccccccgtccgcctcctcgtctgcgtctgcctcttcgtctttcccTGTTCCATCCTcatcctccgcggcgcctgtcgcgcctgctctgtcgccttcttctccgcggagtcagggcggcggggcgtttgcggcggcgcaggaggcctTCTGGGCGGGAGAGTTCCGGCGGGCActttcgctgctgcctcgccagTGCCGGCAGGAGCGTCAGATCGTTCGcgtgctcgccgcgtcgtggTTGCCAGAGTGGCGGCGGAGgtgcgacgcggcgccggctgagtccgccgcagaggctgcggcaggATCCGCAACGCCGGACACGCTGGAAGAGGATTTGGAGTGCGTCGAGGCGGTTGAGATGGCGGCTGCGTCGGGGGCGGTCTccgagagcctcgcgcgccggacTGCGGCTACGGCGTTGACCCGAGCGCGCGTGCCTGCCAAGCGCGCGAagtccctcgcgccgccgttgtcggtctctgcaggcgacggTGCCGGCGCCGGTTCGCCCTTCGCGGACggggcgggcgagcgcgagatgCACGGGGCCGGCCTCGCACGACGCGACGACGTGCTCAAGGCGGTGCgaagcgtctcgcgcctccagcggctgATCTACGTGAAGGCCTATGCGGCCTATCTGTGGAACCTGTGCGCCTcggagcgcgcgaggctctacggcgtctcgcgcccggTCCTGGGCGATCTCGTGCtcgagcggccgcagagaccCGCAAaaaacggcgccgcgccgtctgcgggcttctcgcgcgaggaCGGAGGCCGCATCCGCATCCTCCAGAGTGAGGAGGAATGCCGCGAATTCTCCATTAACGACGTCGTCCTGCCGCTGATCGGCGTTGGCATGCTGTTCCCGCAGAACCAAGTCGGCGACTTTTTGCGAAATCTGATGCGCGACGAACGCATCTCCGAGCGCCTCTATCGCCGCGAAG AAGAGCTCTTCCTCGACGCCTCCTACCGGCACTTTGTGGCGGTCCCTCGTGACTTCGCCTGCGAGCTCGTCGAGCCGCAgacttcttctctcgccgcgacctctccctcttctggGGCTCCGTCCTACTCTGCATCGCCTTCCGCTTCCGCTGATTCCCCGCGCCAGGAGCGCTTCAGCAGCCCCTTCGCCTTGCGGCTCGAGTTCACGTTGCCGCCCGGCGTGTTTGCCTCGTCGCTCATTCGCGAGTTCACCAGTTCGCCCTTTGAGCATCCATTCAAacagcgccagcgcgagcACCGGGCGCTGCCTGAAGCTCCaggcgcttcagctgcgtcCTAA
- a CDS encoding hypothetical protein (encoded by transcript BESB_015250), whose amino-acid sequence MSAALTSPPPSCPSAPTADSPTASLDAGASRLLSAASFVSTSRLPRSSLKIAASRLRQDSARMSPPSPALPRPAEHGAASPSFAAHASAFQSLSFSQHASFSRPASKQQPERASSASSSNASRQSSGSQSGNFSSGDELTRNLLASWAASARCAKTAEEGRDKEKNREHLRPGGAAQPRRASGPSAPPAALSTSAPCSASSRAPSSLATASHAPPPADRFFSNLKKKAACPRSSSAPFHSTAAFPASPAAEKDYRSSVVQAVLLRQAQGRKARAPPVAERLPEASSARREQDRCGPEATQQQQESVKREDVATSPQHAPAAPGAGEALCSSSQAPNKGAAATDAFASLPAVPPADASAAVLARFPVFAALPVWSVGCHEETAAEKVARSQLAECRLRRAGRTKAAQTPVGTEEDQTKGTAGDAASGSAGQPAPHGARRLEEGEETVAGRGDARSDGKRRRGLPSCFAQSKDYLGALASLSGAGGAALYWAREAESAREALREAEEDREGTVSRVLQVLRCEALLREARRVLRDAGALPDTEDHEGEAPGASQLDGGDPSRATAQAEREARGCAAKRARKTLETTPLFRRSARCCRACSRACLTGLTRSSTSEGECEGNRRGKGRSQGSARTDDLALGGESAETGAAETAGCLEEERRVWHAWRGEWLAFTKILPELLARRYGISASVLRKEGPYCWTARRRLCTLDLSLTSGTCVPRLSFASCCVTAADSASAAAPLSLASAPPARGEKRPVPLLSVCSPPEDEEEEEAADAFDSPASFFSPLGTPASRGDPGFSSAEEEAEEGDEDLVVFEAKWVNGCTESGLPYDIRLDVKAGDALRETLFIEVKATVRGRPSFFLSAPEIQFARSQPDAFVVLCLWEAGSPRGAQWTVIDGLGKLVDSCAQLRDLLEEPQRGDGESGTARSERTCRTQGEKRAIKCTFDALPRSLRSGANAGEQQDTQGKKRECFSTIDDLVSCLLQSSESA is encoded by the exons ATGTCGGCCGCACTcacttcgccgcctccgtcctgCCCCTCTGCACCCACGGCCGATTCTCCCACGGCTTCCCTCGACGCCGGGGCTTCTCGTTTGCTGTCCGCCGCTTCATTTGTCTCTACGTCACGTCTGCCTCGTTCGTCGCTCAAAAtcgctgcttctcggctGCGGCAAGACTCCGCTCGCATGTCGCCACCATCCCCCGCGCTCCCACGCCCCGCTGAGCACGGAGCTGCCTCTCCGTCTTTCGCTGCGCACGCTTCTGCTTTCCAGTCCCTTTCGTTTTCCCAGCacgcctctttctctcgtccTGCTTCCAAACAGCAACCCgagcgcgcgtcttccgcctcaaGCTCCAATGCCTCGCGTCAGTCTTCGGGCTCTCAGTCTGGGAATTtctccagcggcgacgaaCTGACGCGCAATTTGTTGGCGAGTtgggcggcctctgcgcgctgcgCTAAGACGGCGGAAGAGGGACGCGATAAAGAGAAGAATCGCGAGCACCTCCGcccgggaggcgccgcgcaacCGAGACGCGCATCCgggccctctgcgcctcccgctgcACTTTCGACCTCCGCGCCTTGCTCGGCTTCCTCGagagcgccttcttcgctcgccaCGGCTTCGCATGCGCCTCCACCTGCCGACCGCTTCTTTTCTAACCTCAAAAAGAAGGCCGCTTGTCCGcgttcgtcttcggcgccgtTCCATTCCACCGCGGCTTttcctgcgtcgccagccGCTGAGAAAGACTATCGCTCCAGCGTTGTGCAGGCCGTTCTGCTGCGTCAGGCGCAAGGCCGGAAGGCTCGGGCCCCGCCTGTCGCCGAGCGTCTGCCTGAGGCGTCCAGCGCGCGCCGGGAACAAGACCGGTGCGGCCCTGAAGCGACGCAGCAACAGCAAGAGAGCGTCAAGCGCGAAGATGTAGCCACTTCTCCACAGCACGCTCCCGCGGCCCCCGGCGCAGGTGAAGCGCTTTGCAgctcctcgcaggcgccgaacaagggagcggcagcgacggatGCCTTCGCATCCTTACCTGCGGTTCCGCCGGCAGATGCTTCCGCGGCAGTGCTCGCTCGCTTTCCGGTGTTCGCCGCCCTGCCGGTTTGGTCGGTGGGCTGCCACGAGGAGACTGCGGCTGAAAAGGTTGCGCGAAGTCAACTCGCGGAGTGCAGAttgaggcgcgcaggccgcacgaaggcggcgcagacgcccgtGGGAACGGAGGAGGATCAGACGAAAGGCaccgcgggagacgcggcgagcggtTCAGCCGgacagccggcgccgcacggGGCTCGGAGATtggaagagggcgaggagacagtcgcggggaggggcgacgcgcgaagcgacggcaagcgccgacgcggcctgccgagctgcttcgcgcagAGCAAGGACTACCTTGGCGCTCTCGCATCTCTGagcggggcgggcggcgcagcgctctactgggcgagggaggcagagagcgcgcgcgaggccctccgcgaggccgaggaggatCGCGAAGGCACTGTCAGCCGTGTGCTGCAGGTTTTACGCTGCGAGGCACTCCTGCGCGAAGCCCGCAGAGtcctgcgcgacgcaggagCTCTTCCCGACACGGAAGACCATGAGGGAGAGGCAccaggcgcctcgcagctggACGGGGGGGATCCGAGCCGAGCAACCGCCCAGGCCGAAAGAGAAGCGCGTGGATGCGCGGCGAaaagagcgaggaagacctTAGAGACGACCCCACTATTcaggcgctccgcgcgctgtTGCCGCGCCTGCTCGAGAGCCTGCCTCACTGGATTGACGAGAAGCTCAACATCGGAAGGTGAGTGCGAGGGAAATCGTAGAGGAAAAGGCAGGTCTCAGGGATCAGCAAGGACAGATGACTTAGCACtgggaggagagagcgcggaaaccggtgcggcggagacggcaggTTGTCTCGAGGAGGAACGGCGCGTCTGGCACGCGTG GAGGGGCGAGTGGCTCGCCTTCACGAAGATCCTTCCAGAGCTCCTTGCGCGTCGCTACGGAATCTCTGCATCCGTTCTGCGGAAG GAGGGCCCGTACTGCTGgactgcgcgtcgccgcctctgcactTTGGATTTGTCGCTCACGTCTGGGACCTGTGTTCCAAGgctttccttcgcctcgtgCTGCGTGACTGCCGCCGACtcggcttccgcggctgctccgctttccctcgcgtccgcaccgcctgcgcggggggagaagaggcccgtgcctcttctctccgtgTGCAGTCCTcccgaggacgaagaggaggaagaggccgcggacgccttcgactctcccgcgagcttcttctcgccgctggGCACTCCGGCGTCT AGGGGAGATCCtggcttctcctctgcggaggaagaggcggaagaaggcgatgAAGACCTCGTCGTGTTCGAAGCAAAGTGGGTGAACGGCTGTACAGAGAGCGGCCTGCCTTACGACATTCGCCTCGACGTGAAGGCTGGAGACGCCCTCCGAGAGACGCTTTTCATCGAAGTCAAAGCCACTGTACGG GGTCGCCCTTcgttctttctctctgcgccggagATTCAGTTCGCCCGCTCACAGCCGGATGCGTTTGT GGTTCTCTGCCTGTGGgaggcgggctcgccgcgcggggcgCAGTGGACAGTTATTGACGGTTTAGGAAAACTCGTTGACAGctgcgcgcagctccgcgaccTTCTTGAGGAaccgcagcgaggagacggggaGAGCGGCACCGCACGTAGTGAACGTACCTGCAGGACTCAGGGCGAAAAGCG AGCGATTAAGTGCACCTTtgacgcgctgccgcgcagcctgAGGAGCGGCGCCAACGCGGGGGAGCAGCAGGACACACAGGGAAAGAAACGGGAGTGTTTCTCAACGATCGATGACCTCGTCTCCTGTCTGCTGCAGTCCAGCGAAAGCGCGTAG